From a single Streptomyces liliifuscus genomic region:
- a CDS encoding roadblock/LC7 domain-containing protein, whose translation MASDVPTVHASDLDWLMSGLVQRVPHTRSAVLLSCDGLVKSVHGLDPDSADHMAALASGLYSLGRSAGVRFGDGGDVRQVVVELDSTLLFVSTAGSGTCLAVLAGRDADAAVLGYEMAMLVKSVRPYLMTAPRQHSVEPSAMRP comes from the coding sequence ATGGCGAGCGATGTGCCGACCGTGCACGCATCCGACCTCGACTGGCTGATGAGCGGCCTGGTGCAGCGCGTACCGCACACCAGGAGCGCCGTGTTGCTCTCCTGCGACGGCCTCGTGAAGTCGGTGCACGGGCTCGACCCCGACAGCGCCGACCACATGGCGGCCCTGGCCTCCGGGCTCTACTCCCTGGGCCGCAGCGCGGGCGTCCGTTTCGGCGACGGCGGTGACGTACGCCAGGTCGTCGTCGAACTGGACTCGACCCTGCTCTTCGTGTCCACCGCGGGCTCCGGTACCTGTCTTGCCGTGCTCGCCGGACGCGACGCCGACGCGGCCGTGCTCGGCTATGAGATGGCCATGCTGGTCAAGAGCGTCCGCCCGTACCTGATGACCGCGCCGAGGCAGCACTCCGTCGAACCGTCGGCGATGAGGCCTTGA
- a CDS encoding ATP-binding protein: protein MSHLRAPAARADRREGGRHGRPAARTAPTLPETHIRPQLLRLAVLPPIAVALSASAAVLFTVRTTAARPGPTLWIVLGGAVAVALAGIVIAAVAADRAARSVHERVGTLRRASARGQSDLRALVETLRRGEGPPERPPVGRPVPDADEFDLLEDDLARAHDGAVSAVVQAAQLSSQAGSEQKVEVFVNLARRLQSLVHREISILDELENEIEDPDLLKGLFHVDHLATRIRRHAENLAVLGGAVSRRQWSNPVSMTEVLRSAIAEVEQYSRVKLVPPIDGTVRGHAVADVIHLLAELVENATVFSAPHTQVLLRANVVTSGLAVEVEDRGLGMPLAEQHKMNALLADPDQVNVASLLQDGRIGLFVVSQLARRHGIVVRLQTNIYGGVQAVLVVPQALLGAEGEQAAGGGADAGPRSGAQAGSAAGPVAGAVAGSGGGSPREVTAGGAGAGARVLGQGASGREGAAGRGGPVHGGSAHGAQAHAASTYAGSAPAGAARGTSVHGASGQGALAHGALVPGVPEHAAPTHAAQAHAAPVHGPAAHSASAHSSSTHEAAVSRGMSAQESPPRSAPRHGTPGQDTSAHDAPPHGTPPHGTPAHGSPAHESPAHGTSAHGSPAEGTPAHGTPAYAAPAHGTPVHGTPDHGSPAYGTPAHGTPAHGSPAHEAPVHGTPISVPGVVPGASVDVPRAAFHDAASYPSHDGHGVRAAVPAQPRRDGAAGGLSVVSGGAPSPLPVRGAETRANPAEAVPGIRPGDRRFVAENTVTPPTPRGGVVRGTMSKPQLPRRRAQEHLVPELRDGPAPRPDSELHVGHDPGLMAAFQRGIGLAEAQFRDSAHMDETPIGEAHPAHPAHEPPEAHAAHETAPAPGHDLTARHDGSTPAG, encoded by the coding sequence GAGGGCGGGCGGCACGGGCGACCGGCCGCCCGTACCGCCCCCACGCTGCCCGAGACCCATATACGGCCCCAGCTCCTCCGCCTCGCGGTCCTGCCGCCCATCGCGGTGGCCCTCAGCGCCAGCGCCGCCGTGCTCTTCACCGTCCGCACGACCGCCGCACGGCCCGGCCCCACTCTGTGGATCGTGCTCGGCGGAGCCGTCGCGGTCGCCCTCGCGGGCATCGTGATCGCCGCCGTGGCCGCCGACCGCGCCGCCAGGTCCGTACACGAGCGCGTCGGCACGCTGCGCCGCGCCAGCGCCCGCGGCCAGTCCGATCTGCGTGCACTCGTCGAGACCCTGCGCCGGGGCGAGGGGCCGCCCGAGCGCCCACCCGTCGGTCGGCCCGTCCCGGACGCCGACGAGTTCGACCTGTTGGAGGACGACCTGGCGCGCGCCCACGACGGCGCCGTGAGTGCCGTCGTCCAGGCCGCCCAGCTCTCCAGCCAGGCGGGCAGCGAGCAGAAGGTCGAGGTCTTCGTCAATCTGGCGCGGCGGCTGCAGTCGCTGGTGCACCGCGAGATCTCGATCCTCGACGAGCTGGAGAACGAGATCGAGGATCCGGACCTGCTCAAGGGTCTGTTCCACGTCGACCACCTCGCCACCCGAATCCGGCGGCACGCCGAGAACCTCGCCGTGCTCGGCGGAGCCGTGTCGCGCCGGCAGTGGAGCAACCCGGTCTCCATGACCGAGGTGCTGCGCTCCGCGATCGCCGAGGTCGAGCAGTACTCGCGGGTCAAGCTCGTACCGCCGATCGACGGCACCGTGCGCGGGCACGCCGTCGCCGACGTGATCCATCTGCTGGCCGAACTCGTCGAGAACGCCACGGTGTTCTCGGCCCCGCACACCCAAGTGCTGCTGCGGGCCAACGTCGTCACGTCCGGGCTCGCCGTCGAGGTCGAGGACCGCGGGCTCGGGATGCCGCTCGCCGAGCAGCACAAGATGAACGCGCTGCTCGCCGATCCGGATCAGGTGAACGTCGCGAGCCTGCTGCAGGACGGCCGCATCGGCTTGTTCGTGGTCTCACAGCTCGCGCGCCGCCACGGGATCGTCGTGCGGCTGCAGACCAACATCTACGGCGGCGTACAGGCCGTACTGGTCGTGCCGCAGGCGCTGCTGGGGGCGGAGGGGGAGCAGGCGGCCGGGGGTGGGGCCGATGCGGGGCCCCGTTCCGGCGCTCAGGCTGGATCTGCGGCTGGGCCTGTGGCCGGGGCCGTGGCTGGTTCCGGGGGTGGGTCTCCTCGGGAGGTCACGGCAGGGGGTGCTGGTGCTGGGGCCCGGGTGTTGGGGCAGGGTGCTTCCGGGCGTGAGGGGGCGGCTGGGCGTGGTGGGCCCGTGCATGGAGGTTCCGCACATGGTGCGCAGGCACATGCCGCTTCGACATATGCCGGTTCGGCACCTGCCGGTGCGGCACGAGGTACCTCGGTGCATGGTGCTTCGGGACAGGGCGCCTTGGCGCATGGTGCTTTGGTGCCCGGGGTTCCAGAACATGCCGCTCCGACACATGCTGCTCAGGCACATGCCGCTCCGGTACATGGGCCTGCGGCACACAGTGCTTCGGCGCACAGCTCTTCAACACATGAGGCCGCGGTTTCTCGTGGCATGTCGGCACAGGAGTCGCCGCCGAGGAGCGCGCCTCGCCACGGCACGCCGGGGCAGGACACGTCAGCCCACGACGCTCCACCACATGGCACCCCACCACATGGCACGCCCGCACATGGGAGCCCGGCACATGAGAGCCCAGCACATGGGACCTCGGCTCACGGGAGCCCGGCAGAGGGGACACCGGCTCACGGAACACCTGCCTATGCGGCGCCCGCCCACGGGACGCCGGTCCATGGGACCCCTGACCACGGGAGTCCGGCTTACGGAACTCCCGCCCACGGGACGCCCGCCCATGGCAGCCCGGCCCACGAAGCTCCCGTCCACGGGACCCCGATCTCCGTACCGGGTGTGGTTCCGGGCGCGTCCGTCGACGTACCGCGGGCGGCGTTTCACGACGCCGCGTCGTATCCGTCGCACGACGGCCACGGCGTGCGGGCCGCCGTGCCGGCGCAGCCGCGGCGGGACGGCGCGGCGGGCGGGCTGTCGGTCGTGAGCGGTGGTGCTCCGTCCCCGCTCCCGGTGCGCGGGGCCGAGACGCGGGCCAACCCGGCGGAGGCCGTGCCCGGCATCCGTCCCGGCGATCGGCGGTTCGTCGCCGAGAACACGGTCACGCCGCCGACCCCGCGCGGCGGAGTCGTGCGCGGCACCATGAGCAAGCCCCAACTGCCCAGACGGCGGGCCCAGGAGCACCTCGTGCCCGAGCTGCGCGACGGACCCGCACCCCGGCCGGACTCCGAACTCCACGTAGGTCACGACCCCGGTCTGATGGCGGCGTTCCAGCGCGGCATCGGGCTCGCCGAGGCCCAGTTCCGGGACTCGGCCCACATGGATGAAACGCCCATAGGGGAAGCGCACCCGGCGCACCCGGCGCACGAACCACCCGAGGCGCACGCGGCGCACGAGACGGCGCCCGCACCAGGTCATGACCTCACCGCCCGGCACGACGGGAGCACACCAGCCGGATGA